Proteins encoded within one genomic window of Gemmatimonadetes bacterium SCN 70-22:
- a CDS encoding pyridine nucleotide-disulfide oxidoreductase has product MTSQVWDVVVIGGGQAGLATGFYLRRSGLRFVILDEQSAPGGAWQRAWPSLRLFSPAQWSSLPGWLMPRDRDAGADEYPTRDQTIAYLAEYERRYALPVIQPVRVEAIRRAGEGFVLETSAGAVQARAVVSATGTWASPVAVDVPGRGTYRGRVLHSADYPGRDAFIGQRVVVVGGGNSGAQIAAELADCADVTWATRELPTFLPEYVDGRYLFEQATARYKAIQEGRTPDPPRSLGDIVMVPPVRAALARGVLHAEPMFTRFTADGVEWPDGRAEAVDAVIFAIGFRPALRHLAPLGLVDARGRVAMASDGGGTRVADAIPLWLVGYGDWTGFASATLIGVGRSARATVEEIIQLLNSRSA; this is encoded by the coding sequence CTGACGTCTCAGGTCTGGGACGTCGTGGTGATCGGCGGCGGTCAGGCAGGGCTCGCAACCGGCTTCTACCTGCGACGGAGCGGGTTGCGGTTCGTCATCCTCGACGAGCAGTCCGCGCCCGGCGGGGCGTGGCAGCGTGCGTGGCCGTCGCTCCGGCTGTTCTCCCCTGCCCAGTGGTCGTCGCTCCCGGGGTGGCTGATGCCGCGCGACCGGGATGCGGGCGCCGACGAGTACCCGACGCGCGACCAGACCATCGCGTACCTCGCCGAGTACGAGCGCCGCTACGCGCTGCCGGTCATACAGCCGGTGCGGGTCGAGGCCATTCGCAGGGCCGGCGAGGGGTTCGTACTCGAGACGTCGGCTGGCGCGGTACAGGCGCGCGCCGTGGTCAGTGCGACGGGGACCTGGGCAAGTCCCGTAGCGGTGGACGTGCCGGGCCGCGGCACATACCGTGGTCGGGTACTCCACAGCGCCGACTATCCGGGACGGGATGCCTTCATCGGGCAGCGCGTCGTCGTCGTGGGTGGCGGCAACTCGGGCGCACAGATCGCGGCGGAGCTGGCGGACTGCGCAGATGTCACGTGGGCGACCCGGGAACTGCCCACCTTCCTTCCCGAGTACGTGGACGGCCGGTACCTCTTCGAGCAGGCCACCGCGCGCTACAAGGCAATTCAGGAGGGCCGCACGCCCGACCCGCCCCGGAGCCTGGGTGACATCGTCATGGTGCCTCCTGTGCGAGCGGCGCTCGCGCGGGGCGTCCTCCACGCGGAGCCGATGTTCACGCGGTTCACGGCCGACGGGGTGGAGTGGCCTGATGGCCGGGCGGAGGCGGTGGACGCGGTGATCTTCGCGATCGGGTTCCGTCCCGCGCTCCGGCACCTCGCTCCGCTTGGTCTCGTTGACGCACGAGGACGCGTGGCGATGGCCTCCGACGGGGGAGGCACCCGCGTCGCCGACGCGATCCCGCTATGGCTCGTTGGCTACGGCGACTGGACGGGGTTCGCGTCAGCGACCTTGATCGGCGTGGGCCGCTCCGCGCGCGCGACGGTGGAGGAGATCATCCAGCTGCTGAACTCGAGATCCGCCTAG